Within Candidatus Neomarinimicrobiota bacterium, the genomic segment GACCGACGATCAGCTGGCCTATTATGGGAATCATCACGGATTTCTGATGGGATCCGAATGGCAGAATATGCACGCAAATTACGGACACGGGTACTGCTGGGATTTTTCTGCGAATAACGTGAACTAACGAATGCGTAAAGTGAGAGAAAATTATGCGGAGCCGCTGATTCTGTTACGGAGAATCAGCGGCTCTGCTCTCACTAAACGAAAGGAGACAGAACAATGCATGGAATCGGAGGTAGCATGGGATTTGGCATGGGCTTCGGCTGGATTATCTGGCTACTAATTATCGGTGTGGCCATTTGGGCGGTCGTTCGACTGACCAATCAAAACTCACAAATACAAGGTAGAGGTCACTCTACAGAAAATTCACAGGACACGCCGCTGGATATTCTGAAAAAGCGGTACGCCCGCGGGGAAATTACCAAGGAGGAATACGAGGAGATGCGGAAGGATCTGTAGAATATTCTGCAGGAAGTGATGAATATTCTACAATATCCGATACAGGATAGAAAAATTTTTTCCCCGAAACATTGAAAAACCAATATATAAAGATTTCACTATGTAGTTGGCATGTGATTTGAGGATAAACTACTAGCTAATGTCAACATAACTATAAAAAGGAAGACACAATGCAATACAAACAGATAGGAAAAATGATTGGGGCGGGCGTCTTATTGCTCGGAATACTATACCTGGCGGGGTGCTCCGATTCTGAAAATCCGATGGAATCGGACGCAAACGCCTCAACACATACGGTGACAGTCCAAGTGGAGCCGCCATCGTTTCTACGCACCGAGACGACATCGAATCTCTGGCAGAATCCTGTGGAGATTGATTTTACAGTGGATCCACAAAATCTGGGAAAAGTTAATCACGAAGACGACGGTTCGGACTGGCAACTTATTGACACCAGGCATCTGAATGACATGGGGATTGATCTCGTGTACGGTGGAGGACGCGATCTGTATTCCATGGGAGCCGGTGGTATGATGAACCGGCATCATCCGGACGAGGATTCGCATCATTTTATGGTACACGTGTACGAAGATAGTGTGATGAGCGCAGGATCAACCGGAATGCCGATTATGGCTGGCAGCGCCACGCTCCAGGCAATGTCGGGACAGGATACCTTCACCTATCAGCTCGAGCCTGTGATGGGCGAACACGGCTATCGATATGAATCGAACACCGCGTTAGCACCGGGGACGTATGACCTCCGATTGCGGATAAATCCGCCGGATTTTTATCGGACTGAAGCGACGCAAGATTTCTGGACGACACCGGTGAACCTGGAATTTGCGTCATTCGCCTTCGACAGCTCATACGCTCCGCAGCAGATTGGGTCCAAACTCTTCGCCACTGAAGGCGGGGATTCTCTCGGCTTCGGGTTATACGCTGAGCGACCGGCATCATTCGCTTCAATGGATTCGGGATGGCGTTCGCTTTCCGGCGATGAGACGATCCGGTTTGCGCTCGATATTTCTGTTCCATGGGAAGAGTTTGATCACATGCCAATGTACGATACAAACGTTCACGTGACTGTCCGGAACAACCGGACTGGCGAAATCGAGACCAAATCGATGCAGCCGGTTTACGGTGGTCAGGGATTTTACTACGGCGAAAATATGATGACGGAAATTATGGGCGATCACATGGGCGGCGGGATGCACGGAGGAATGTAAACCACTGCCTAGAGCAAAGAAATCAACTATCAGGGAATCAGGGTTACAGATGATGTTACCAAGTTCGAAATTGCATAAAATTTTACTCTCAGTAGTTTTCACAATGTCGCTAATCGCGCTCCCCGCATCGGGTTCAGCCATGCCTTTCATGGGTATGTTCGCGGGGCACGGTTCCGGCGGATATGTCGGTCCGGCGTTCAAATTGTCCGGAGTGCAGGGCGAACCGGGACTGTGGGCCGGACTCCGGGGAGGCTGGCGTGTCGACCGGGCATTTTCTGTGGGGCTCTCCGGCTACTGGCTTTTAAACGAGGTGGAACAGCCGAATAGCGGCAATGCAAACCTGGGGTACGGCGGCGTGGAATTTCAGGCTTTTTTTGCCACAGAATCTCCAGTCAGGATTGCAGTGCAAACCCTGATCGGAGCAGGATCGGCCGGAGACGGATTTCACTTCGGAGGACATGCCTTCAATACACACGATGCCGGAGAGGACTCGGATAATTTCCTGGTGGTGGAGCCGGGGATTGCTCTGCAAATGCCCCTGAACAGTTACGTGACCTGGGAGATCGGCGCTACCTACCTGGCGATGAGCGGACTAACGTACGGGAACCTGTCCGGGCAAGATCTCGGCGGTCTCACCGGGACAATGGCGCTGAGTTTCGGAGGATG encodes:
- a CDS encoding SHOCT domain-containing protein, whose translation is MHGIGGSMGFGMGFGWIIWLLIIGVAIWAVVRLTNQNSQIQGRGHSTENSQDTPLDILKKRYARGEITKEEYEEMRKDL